The segment GAAGGATTGATCGTTTTGAAACCCTCAGAAAGGACCCAATTGAAGTGCGGGATCAAAGTAGTGAAGATATAATACTGTCTATTTGGGTAAAAAATGCAATTGGTTGGGACACTAAACCAAAATTATTATACATTTTGCTAGGTGATTTGTAGCCTTACTTTAGGATGGGTTACTTTGGGTGCACGCAAGATTTTTCACAAATGGTTTGAAATCAATTCACTCCGAAAAAGCGTAACTGATGATGTTTGCACCCATTTTGAGTGCTTCTTGTCTTTTGCTTTCTGGGTCGTTGTAGATGCTTTGGTCTTCCCATCCATTGCCTAGGTCGGATTCATAGGAGTAGAAGCAGACGAGTCGGCCTTCGTAGATCAGTCCAAAACCTTGGGCAGGTTGTCCGTCGTGCTCGTGGATTTTGGGTAGTCCGTTGGGGAATTTGAATTTCTGTCTGTAGATAGGGTGATCAAAGGGCAGTTCTACAAAGTCCAGTTCAGGAAATACCTTTTTCATCTCTAGTCGGATGAACTGATCCAATCCATAGTTGTCATCGATGTGTAAGAAACCACCTGCTACCAGATAGTTTCTGAGGTTTTCTGCATCGTTGGGAGAGAAGACCACATTGCCGTGACCTGTGAGATAGATGTAGGGGTAGAGAAACAAATCAGGGCTACCGACTTCTACTATTTCGTCATCCGTGTCGAGATTGGTGCGTAGGGTTTGGTTGCAATAGGCGGCCAGATTGGGAAGTGCTGTTTTGTTGCCATACCAGTCGCCACCACCATCATATTTGAGTTTGGCGATCTGTATTTGTGTCTGAGCCAGTCCTATGTGTTGCAGCCCAGTCATGATTGTCAACAAGATGATTAGTGGCAATCGATCAATCATACGCGCCAGGTTTGCTGAATATTTTTCCTTTTCGTCCTCTGCCTTTTTTAGACCTAAAGACATCCTTGGGTAGATAGACTTCCAGATTCATATTGAGCAGAAAGTAGCCGTCATTTTTTCCATTGCCTCGTTTGTTGCCAGGGACGAGTTGGTCAAATGCATCTTGGTTGACGATGTACACATCATCCTCAAATTTTCGGTTGCTCAATTTTGCCTCTACGGTGCCATCAGGATAGCCAGTACCATCACCATTGGGGTCTGCATAATTGCCATAAACGTCATCAAGATGCCCAGTAAAGGCAAAGCGATACCCTAGGTCTACGCCTAGGTTGATGAATTCTGTGACAGCCAATTTAACTCCTAAATTGACAGGCAAGATCAATGCGGAATTACCATAGCTGGATGTTTCGGTATGATAGTCCCTGAGGACATAGGTTTTGGGTTCACCCAGCGTGGAGACATTTGCTTT is part of the Reichenbachiella agarivorans genome and harbors:
- a CDS encoding DUF4159 domain-containing protein, which gives rise to MTGLQHIGLAQTQIQIAKLKYDGGGDWYGNKTALPNLAAYCNQTLRTNLDTDDEIVEVGSPDLFLYPYIYLTGHGNVVFSPNDAENLRNYLVAGGFLHIDDNYGLDQFIRLEMKKVFPELDFVELPFDHPIYRQKFKFPNGLPKIHEHDGQPAQGFGLIYEGRLVCFYSYESDLGNGWEDQSIYNDPESKRQEALKMGANIISYAFSE
- a CDS encoding DUF6089 family protein, giving the protein MRRIILISVLVLSSLVGSSQNFFDWRYHDRYFSVYAGTGWTGYVGDLTNGSPFTKGISHFNIGAEVRLYTKIAARVQYATYKIEGSDSHAADSSFNRQRNLSFHSQNHEWQAQLVYYFFKYGGKYHKRRAYEPYFALGLGQTFYNPKANVSTLGEPKTYVLRDYHTETSSYGNSALILPVNLGVKLAVTEFINLGVDLGYRFAFTGHLDDVYGNYADPNGDGTGYPDGTVEAKLSNRKFEDDVYIVNQDAFDQLVPGNKRGNGKNDGYFLLNMNLEVYLPKDVFRSKKGRGRKGKIFSKPGAYD